In Geobacillus kaustophilus, a genomic segment contains:
- a CDS encoding YeeE/YedE family protein has translation MELTAQQRDVRTKQAANAPKHPTAWIIAVSCLILIGGTLFLYSRVSWQQALLYVLGAFGGFVLYQAHFGFTSAWRKFILYRQGEGIRAQMIMMAVASALFLPLLVKGSVLGHPVSGYVFGVGVSVIVGAFLFGIGMQLGDGCASGTLYHIGGGDANGIVTLIGFIAGSVIATAHFDVWAKMPQWEPFSFIGEFGVLGGFWLQLVLLAAVYYVVTVAEKRRYGQLVATSLENRHGWKAIYKGPWSLLVGALLLAATNALVLMISGKPWGITSAFALWGAKFVQLFGVDPTAWAYWQDEAKRQALAKPLYYDTTTVMDISLMVGALLAAALAGRYTKPIQWKRPTRMTIGALIGGLMMGYGARLAFGCNIGAYFGGIASFSAHGWAWFVFAFLGSLIGVKLRPYCAYKN, from the coding sequence ATGGAGTTGACCGCACAACAACGAGACGTTCGCACGAAACAAGCAGCGAACGCCCCGAAACATCCGACTGCGTGGATTATTGCGGTTTCCTGCCTCATCTTGATCGGCGGAACGTTGTTCTTATATAGCCGCGTTTCTTGGCAACAGGCGCTTTTGTACGTGTTAGGGGCGTTTGGTGGATTTGTATTGTACCAGGCGCATTTTGGCTTTACCTCGGCATGGAGGAAATTCATTTTGTACCGTCAAGGGGAAGGCATTCGGGCACAGATGATCATGATGGCTGTGGCCAGCGCGCTGTTTTTGCCGCTGCTCGTGAAAGGGTCCGTTCTTGGGCACCCGGTGTCAGGTTATGTATTTGGTGTCGGGGTATCGGTCATCGTCGGCGCCTTCCTGTTTGGCATCGGCATGCAGCTTGGCGACGGCTGCGCCTCGGGGACGTTGTACCATATCGGCGGGGGCGATGCAAACGGCATTGTGACGCTCATCGGGTTCATCGCTGGCTCAGTCATTGCGACGGCCCACTTTGACGTGTGGGCGAAGATGCCGCAATGGGAGCCGTTCTCGTTCATTGGCGAGTTCGGCGTCTTGGGAGGGTTTTGGCTTCAGTTGGTTTTGCTGGCAGCGGTCTACTATGTGGTGACCGTGGCGGAAAAACGGCGCTATGGCCAACTCGTTGCTACATCGCTTGAGAATCGTCATGGCTGGAAAGCGATTTACAAAGGGCCATGGTCGCTTCTGGTTGGGGCGTTGCTTTTGGCGGCCACGAACGCACTTGTGCTGATGATTAGCGGTAAGCCGTGGGGCATTACATCCGCTTTCGCCCTTTGGGGCGCGAAGTTCGTGCAGCTGTTTGGCGTCGATCCGACCGCTTGGGCGTACTGGCAAGATGAAGCAAAACGGCAGGCGCTCGCGAAGCCGCTCTACTACGATACAACGACCGTGATGGACATCAGCTTGATGGTCGGCGCCTTATTGGCGGCAGCGCTGGCGGGCCGCTACACAAAGCCGATTCAGTGGAAGCGTCCGACGCGCATGACGATCGGCGCGCTCATTGGCGGTTTAATGATGGGATACGGCGCCCGGCTGGCGTTCGGCTGCAACATCGGCGCGTATTTCGGCGGCATTGCATCATTCAGCGCCCACGGCTGGGCGTGGTTTGTCTTTGCTTTCCTCGGCAGCCTGATCGGTGTCAAACTGCGTCCGTATTGCGCGTACAAAAACTAA
- the mscL gene encoding large conductance mechanosensitive channel protein MscL, which produces MWNEFKKFAVRGNVIDLAVGVIIGGAFGKIVSSLVNDIIMPLVGLILGGINFSDLSWKVGKAEVKYGAFIQTVVDFLIIAFSIFLFVKLINTLYERMKKQEEVKETAPTLTKEEELLTEIRDLLKQQRETM; this is translated from the coding sequence ATGTGGAACGAGTTTAAAAAATTCGCCGTCCGCGGCAATGTCATCGATTTAGCGGTCGGGGTCATTATCGGGGGAGCGTTCGGCAAAATCGTCTCCTCGCTCGTCAATGACATCATCATGCCGCTCGTCGGTTTGATTTTAGGCGGCATCAATTTCAGCGATTTGTCTTGGAAAGTCGGCAAGGCCGAAGTGAAATACGGGGCGTTTATTCAAACGGTCGTCGATTTTTTGATCATCGCTTTCTCCATCTTCCTGTTTGTCAAACTGATCAATACGTTGTACGAACGAATGAAAAAGCAGGAAGAGGTCAAAGAAACGGCACCGACGCTGACAAAGGAGGAGGAATTGCTGACGGAGATTCGCGATTTGTTAAAGCAGCAGCGTGAAACGATGTAA